From a region of the Tachypleus tridentatus isolate NWPU-2018 chromosome 1, ASM421037v1, whole genome shotgun sequence genome:
- the LOC143232329 gene encoding glutamate receptor-like, whose translation MRQRGHSQITTSYIYNWSVWSAVKTSFWQGADNIPSVSGTRIILASWLVVSFIVLSVYSSNIRAFLNFRVTEKPLNTIKEALDAGVEILFSTSHPLAAFLKETPFETYRRAYEENIESNEKPISFNEYFTKVKEGNVFISEAQWLIYAILKRETRQDTCSFHLSSERMKPEYICFGLSKGSPLEVPLSEGIERLKEGGLIQFWQNRFLYFTSRSSPCNPNDMRKPKGTCSSRCL comes from the exons ATGAGACAAAGAGGTCATTCACAGATTACTACAAGCTACATCTATAACTGGTCAGTTTGGTCAGCTGTTAAAACTTCGTTTTGGCAAG GAGCAGATAATATACCCTCTGTATCTGGAACCCGGATCATTCTGGCTTCTTGGCTCGTTGTCTCCTTCATTGTACTGAGCGTGTATTCAAGCAATATCCGGgcgtttttaaactttagagttACAGAAAAACCGTTGAACACAATCAAAGAAGCTTTGGATGCTGGTGTAGAAATCTTATTTTCCACATCACACCCACTTGCAGCTTTCTTGAAG GAAACACCGTTTGAGACTTACAGAAGAGCCTACGAGGAAAATATAGAATCTAATGAAAAACCGATATCTTTCAATGAATATTTCACCAAAGTTAAAGAGGGCAATGTGTTCATTAGTGAGGCTCAGTGGTTAATATATGCTATTTTGAAAAGAGAAACAAGACAAGATACTTGCTCTTTCCACCTTTCCTCGGAACGTATGAAACCTGAATACATATGTTTTGGGCTGAGTAAAGGAAGTCCCTTGGAAGTACCTCTAAGTGAAGG AATCGAGCGTTTAAAAGAAGGAGGACTAATTCAGTTTTGGCAGAACCGGTTCCTATATTTCACCAGCCGTTCAAGCCCATGTAACCCTAACGACATGCGAAAGCCTAAAGGGACGTGCTCAAGCCGTTGTCTTTAA